Proteins from a genomic interval of Zingiber officinale cultivar Zhangliang chromosome 2A, Zo_v1.1, whole genome shotgun sequence:
- the LOC122044117 gene encoding uncharacterized protein LOC122044117 encodes MVTGFRRTLSLPLAKSASVPALRRFRGEKRQSLRSTSLPGRSHPTVSHLLDQIRSAPGDSSSSGVDAIDRLLGAVDDLLRLPQAREALCRRPAWADRLLDAFLRLADAHGSFRSAVLCLSDRRAEAQAAIRRADPARLASAARSLRRTEKEVSQVAAAIKDLARSAPLSPGQWADAAEAEIAGVLTDAVAATASASVGVFMAIAAAAAAESASLSKDSWKVWPTKKAAKAKETAPSAAAEGLVEGSGRVFRSLVNIRVALLNTVTPSL; translated from the coding sequence ATGGTCACCGGATTCCGCCGCACGCTCTCGCTGCCGCTGGCCAAATCCGCCTCCGTCCCGGCCCTCCGACGCTTCCGCGGCGAGAAGCGGCAGAGCCTGCGCTCCACTAGCCTGCCCGGCCGTTCCCACCCCACTGTCTCCCACCTCCTCGACCAGATCCGATCCGCCCCCGGAGATTCCTCCTCCTCCGGGGTGGACGCGATCGACCGCCTACTTGGTGCGGTGGACGACCTCCTCCGCCTTCCCCAGGCCCGCGAGGCCCTCTGCCGCCGCCCTGCCTGGGCGGATCGTCTCCTCGACGCCTTCCTCCGCCTGGCCGACGCCCACGGATCCTTCCGTTCCGCCGTCCTCTGCCTCTCCGATCGCCGCGCGGAGGCCCAGGCAGCGATCCGGCGAGCAGATCCTGCACGGCTCGCCTCCGCCGCCCGGTCGCTCCGCCGGACGGAGAAGGAGGTGTCTCAGGTGGCCGCGGCCATCAAGGATCTGGCGAGATCCGCGCCGCTTTCTCCAGGTCAGTGGGCGGACGCAGCGGAGGCCGAGATCGCGGGGGTCCTGACGGATGCGGTGGCGGCGACCGCGTCGGCGTCGGTGGGGGTGTTTATGGCGATCGCCGCCGCGGCTGCGGCGGAGTCCGCGTCGCTGTCGAAGGATTCCTGGAAGGTTTGGCCGACGAAGAAGGCAGCGAAGGCGAAGGAGACGGCGCCATCGGCTGCGGCGGAGGGATTGGTAGAGGGAAGCGGCAGGGTGTTCAGGAGTTTGGTTAACATCAGAGTCGCCCTCCTCAACACAGTCACTCCCTCATTGTAG
- the LOC122044118 gene encoding uncharacterized protein LOC122044118 produces the protein MVAGFRRSLSLPGQSLGSSPTRRRGHHLRSTSLPCLSHPVLSRVLDQIRSSSDHASLDRIERLLAAIDDLLRLPHAHGALRRRPAWADRLLDALLLLADAHGSFRSAAIALADLSAEARAAARRSDPARIASAARAYRRTEKELIRVAAAVKGLARSTPPGQWEDVAEAEVAGILTEAVAATASASVAVFSATASAAAAVAAAMSKNSRPFWQMRRKASKRESETMEEVPVPPIEGLEEGSGRVLKGLIDIRVCLLNILTPAL, from the coding sequence ATGGTCGCCGGATTCCGTCGTTCCCTCTCCCTTCCCGGCCAAAGCCTCGGATCCAGCCCGACCCGCCGCCGGGGTCACCACCTTCGCTCCACCAGCCTCCCCTGCCTCTCCCACCCCGTCCTCTCCCGCGTCCTCGACCAGATCCGCTCGTCCTCCGACCACGCGAGCCTCGATCGGATCGAGCGCCTCCTCGCCGCCATCGACGACCTTCTCCGCCTCCCGCACGCCCACGGCGCGCTTCGACGGCGCCCCGCCTGGGCCGACCGTCTTCTCGACGCCTTACTCCTCCTGGCGGACGCCCATGGTTCCTTCCGCTCCGCGGCAATCGCCCTCGCCGATCTGAGTGCGGAGGCCCGAGCCGCGGCCCGGCGGTCCGATCCCGCGCGGATCGCCTCCGCCGCCCGCGCCTACCGCCGGACGGAGAAGGAGCTCATCCGGGTGGCCGCGGCCGTCAAGGGCCTGGCCAGATCCACGCCTCCGGGGCAGTGGGAGGACGTGGCGGAGGCCGAGGTCGCTGGGATCCTGACGGAGGCAGTGGCAGCGACAGCCTCCGCATCGGTCGCGGTGTTCTCTGCGACCGCATCGGCGGCAGCCGCGGTCGCCGCCGCGATGTCTAAGAATTCTAGGCCGTTTTGGCAGATGAGGAGGAAGGCGTCGAAGAGGGAAAGTGAGACCATGGAGGAAGTGCCGGTGCCGCCGATCGAAGGGTTGGAAGAGGGAAGCGGGAGGGTACTAAAGGGCCTGATCGACATCAGAGTCTGCCTCCTCAACATTCTCACTCCGGCTTTGTAA